A genomic window from Cucumis melo cultivar AY chromosome 8, USDA_Cmelo_AY_1.0, whole genome shotgun sequence includes:
- the LOC103502180 gene encoding uncharacterized protein LOC103502180, with protein sequence MDSKAPSTLSASYYEHEDKYHDELHRSISQRNLLRSEDSKVGSANVPSPSAKFQNMVERMDEISWSVPSSRGILEQKIKLRSSITFCKEWIKDPLNVALLLWMICVAISGAVLFLVMTGMLNNLLPSKSRRDVWFEVNNQFLTALFTLMCLYHHPKRIHHVILLCRWKPGDILTLQKVYCKNGTYKPNEWKHMMVLLLLLHINCFAQYALSSLNLRYKKPERSVFGVSICLAVAILAAAGAGLYSIFSPLGKEYSPGEDEKNPNQIKESISFASRIADKPQWRGELFHFLDDIKTACLSLFCSFCLFGWNMERLGFGNTYVHITTFVIFCSAPLCLFGLAANTVDPWSVKVAFCLIGILLSVFGLLYGGYWRIQMRKRFDLPKNNSFWGKPNVADCAQWLFCCCCSLAQEVRTADYYETMKDNLCKNRTSHADKNEDLSPLPREGRTVHGLRSNLASPIWDSVKLTETMAKKDLNSNRLLDETDEVEQLMNPPTIASMQRNGFELKMTKNLAGERPLSL encoded by the coding sequence ATGGATTCAAAAGCACCTTCAACTCTGAGTGCTTCATATTATGAACACGAAGACAAGTATCACGACGAGCTTCACCGTTCGATATCCCAAAGGAATCTACTTAGGAGTGAAGATTCGAAGGTTGGCTCAGCAAACGTTCCCTCTCCTTCTGCTAAGTTTCAGAACATGGTAGAGAGAATGGATGAGATTTCATGGTCTGTTCCCTCTTCTAGAGGGATTCTTGAACAGAAAATCAAGCTGAGATCTTCCATAACATTTTGTAAAGAATGGATCAAAGACCCTTTGAATGTTGCCTTGCTTTTGTGGATGATATGTGTAGCGATTTCAGGAGCGGTCCTCTTTCTTGTAATGACTGGAATGTTAAACAATCTCCTGCCAAGTAAATCAAGGAGGGACGTTTGGTTTGAGGTTAATAACCAATTCCTGACTGCTCTCTTCACTCTCATGTGTTTGTATCACCATCCTAAGCGGATTCACCATGTGATACTTCTGTGTAGGTGGAAACCGGGTGACATCCTCACGCTGCAAAAAGTTTACTGCAAAAATGGAACTTACAAGCCAAATGAATGGAAACACATGATGGTGTTACTTCTATTGCTTCACATAAATTGCTTTGCACAATATGCTTTATCTAGCCTTAATTTGAGATACAAGAAACCTGAAAGGTCAGTTTTTGGAGTTTCAATCTGCCTTGCTGTTGCAATCTTGGCTGCTGCAGGTGCTGGTTTATACTCCATTTTCAGCCCACTTGGAAAGGAATACAGCCCCGGCGAAGATGAGAAAAATCCAAATCAAATCAAAGAGAGCATCTCATTTGCATCAAGAATTGCTGACAAGCCTCAATGGAGAGGGGAGCTGTTTCATTTCCTTGATGACATTAAGACAGCCTGTCTTTCCCTCTTCTGCAGCTTCTGTTTATTTGGATGGAACATGGAAAGGCTAGGATTCGGGAACACGTACGTGCACATCACGACCTTCGTAATCTTTTGCTCTGCCCCACTTTGTTTGTTTGGTTTGGCAGCTAATACTGTGGATCCTTGGTCTGTCAAAGTAGCTTTCTGTTTAATTGGCATTCTTCTTTCTGTATTTGGGCTGCTCTATGGAGGATACTGGAGGATTCAAATGAGGAAACGGTTCGACTTGCCGAAAAACAACTCATTTTGGGGGAAGCCAAATGTTGCAGACTGTGCACAGTGGCTTTTTTGCTGCTGCTGCTCTCTTGCTCAGGAGGTTAGGACAGCTGATTACTATGAAACAATGAAGGACAATCTATGCAAAAACAGAACGAGCCATGCCGATAAGAATGAAGACCTTTCACCTTTACCTCGTGAAGGTAGAACAGTTCATGGGCTTAGATCAAACCTGGCTTCACCAATCTGGGATAGTGTTAAGTTAACTGAGACGATGGCCAAAAAAGATCTGAATTCAAACAGGTTGTTAGATGAAACTGATGAAGTAGAGCAGCTTATGAATCCCCCTACTATAGCATCAATGCAAAGAAATGGTTTTGAGCTGAAAATGACCAAAAATCTTGCTGGAGAAAGGCCATTGAGTCTCTGA